GGACTACCCTCAGCGCGATCGCGCCGAATACCCCCCAGAAAATGCCTAGGTTCCGTTGTTTCTCCGGCAAGTGCCTGCAAGCAAGCGCAATAACTACCGCGTTATCACCACCCAGAACAATGTCGATCGCGATGATTTGAAGTACCGCGACCCAAAACTCCGGACTGGCAAAGTCCATACGTGATCTCTGAAATGATGTGGACGCGAAATGAAGGCTGGATCGTCACGCCCCAAAACCCGGGGGAGCGCAACCACGATTATACCAGCGTCCAGTCAATCCTCCGCCTCGGCGCCAATAAACCGCAGAATTTGATCACGTTTTGGAACGGTGTCGTGATAACCCAATTCGATTAAGGCGCGACAGAAGGGTTCCTCGAACAAAATGTAGCTCAACAGTGCCGAGCCATCGCGTCTCATCGCCCCGATGGCCCGAGAGAAAAGTCGCATCGTGCCCGGTAGCGCGTGAGAGTGCCGTTCAGCAATCTCGTTAATTTCCACGCTTGGCGATATCACCATCGATTCTATGGGCCGCAGCGCATGATTCTTCAGACTCGCCTCCGGGATCATGCGAAGCGTATTATTAATGCGCTGCAAGCGCTCCAGGTCGACTTCCAGACTGTCGAGGAAAATGCTTCCCATGATGTGACCGCCGATTTGCGCCAAGGTCGGATAACTGTCCACCTTAACGCGTTCGGGTTGCGTATCGACAGCCTTCCGCACCCCAATCACCAGCACTCGGTCCGCGCCGAGATGCAGGGCGGGACTGATCGGTGCAAGCTGCCGCATGGAGCCGTCGCCAAAATATTCCCGGTTGAGCCTTACGGCTGGAAAGAGAAGTGGAATAGCCGACGATGCTAGAAGATGATCAACCTTTATGCGCGCTGAGATACCAATGCGGCGATGCCGTTTCCATGGAGCGATGCTGTCCACCCCCTGGTAGAAGGTCACCGATTGTCCCGAAGTGTAGCCCCAGGCCGTGATCCCCAGTGCGTGCAGAGCGCCTGCATCAATACTTTTACGAATCCCCCCAAGCGGGAAACTTTGGTTGAGTAGTTGAGCCAGAGGTGAATTGTCCAAGATGGAAACAGCCGTGCGTTTTCCCAGACCACCAAATAGCAAGGATGCAAACCATCGAGCGGCGTTTCCGTATGCGCCAACGGGATCAGAGCGATAGGCCTGGTTTACATGCGCGTTTTCCCACACCGAGGCAAGACGTCTCACGCCTTCATGAAAATTACGTGCCGAAAGCGCTAAACTGACGGCATTAATTGCGCCGGCGGAGGTTCCGCAAATGACAGGAAAGGGATTCGGCGCCTTATCCGGCAGCATTTCCGCGATGGCGCGTATTACCCCTACCTGATACGCCGCACGCGCGCCACCGCCGGTTAGGACAAGACCGACCTTAGGACGCGCTGACTGCAGCACGAAACTCATTCTCAGCAGCCAATCGCTTTCCGGTTGTCGGGTACGCCGGGTTGATGAAAAAAACGTTCAAACAACGGCGGCGTCTTGGCAAGCGGAGATATGGACGCATCATTGGGAAAAAAAAGATGCCGAACAACATTACTCATGTTTGTTTGGAAGTTCCCACCATGTTCTCCGGCTTTACCCACTGTTCGAATTGCTCCGCTGTGACATATCCCAGCTCCGTTGCGGCCTGTTTTAGGCTGGTACCGTCACGGTGCGCTTTCTTGGCTATTTCTGCTGCCTTGTCATAGCCGATGTGGGGTGTAAGTGCGGTAACCAGCATCAGCGAATTGCGCGTCAACTCTTCGATATGCTCGACGTTGGCCGTGATCCCTCTCACGCAATGCTCGTCGAAGCTCATCATTCCATCAGCGAGTAGGCGCACGCTTTGCAGGAAATTGTGGATGATGAGGGGCTTCATCACGTTGAGCTCGAAATTTCCCATGGCTCCCCCTATGTTAATCGCGACATCATTGCCCATTACCTGGCAACACAGCATGATCATTGCCTCTGACTGGGTGGGGTTAACCTTGCCGGGCATGATGGAACTGCCCGGCTCATTTTCCGGAATCTTAAGCTCGCCGATGCCACAACGAGGTCCCGAAGCGAGCCAGCGGACATCGTTGGCGATTTTTATCAAGGAGGCTGCCAGGGTTTTCAGTGCGCCATGGGAATACACGAGCGCGTCATTGGACGCAAGAGCCTCAAATTTATTGCGTGCGGTAACAAAAGGCAGGCCCGTCAGGCGTGCAAGTTCGTCCGCAACGCGCGCCGCAAATTGAGGGTGGGCATTCAATCCCGTTCCCACCGCCGTTCCACCCAGCGCCAGCTCGTACAGATGCGGAAGTGTTGCTTGCACGTGCTCAAGCCCATGTTCCAGCTGCGAGACGTAACCCGAAAACTCCTGCCCCAATGTCAGGGGCGTCGCATCCTGTAAATGGGTCCGCCCAATTTTGACAATATGCGCGAATTCCTCTGCCTTGGCGGCCAACGACGCCGTCAGCGTCGTAAGCGCGGGTATCAATTGCTGATGGATGGCGCGTACCGACGCGACATGCATCGCTGATGGAAACACGTCGTTGGAAGACTGCCCCTTGTTCACATCGTCGTTGGGATGAATCTTGCGTTCCGTCCCTCTCCCTCCTCCGAGCAGCTCGCATGCGCGGTTTGCCAACACCTCATTCATGTTCATGTTGGTCTGCGTGCCTGAGCCGGTCTGCCAGACCACCAGCGGAAATTCTGCATCACGACAGCCGGAGATGACCTCATCGGCAGCTTGCATGATGACACTGGCGCGTTCCGCCTCAAGCAGGCCAAGGTCGCAATTCACCTTCGCTGCTGCGCGTTTCACCATCGCAAGCGCGTGGATCAATGCGACCGGCATACGTTCGCCGGAGATTCGGAAATTTTGCAAGGAACGCTGGGTCTGGGCACCCCAAAGCGCGTCTGCGGGTACCTGCATCGTGCCCATGGTGTCCCGCTCTTCGCGGTAGTTCATGCGGGCTGGGAAAAACACATGAGGTGGCTCACACGCTGACTCAACGCTTCGGTGAATTCGACCTCGCCAATCAGTTCCGCGCGAGGGAAAGTGGACGAGTCATTCGCGTTCACGGAGGACGCGAGGAGTTATCCTTCCCATTACTCGAGGCTCTGGTTGCCTGGTCGTGTGGCTTTTCCTTCGCACAATCCAGGTAGCAGCGATGGAGGACGCCCAGGGTTTGGAAAAGGAGATCGAGCGATAAACTACGGGCCCGACAGGTGATGCTCAGTTCTCGAGTCGGAAGGACTCTTCACCGGGTTGCCCCGTTTCAGGGTCTATCCAGTCGGAGATTCCGATCTCATTCTCCGCCTGCTCCAGGGTTTCACCCGGTTCATAATCCGATTCAGCGTTGTATTCCATGTCCTGAACGGCTTCAAGCAGCGTGGGGAAGGGACCGAAAACCTTCTCGCTCTCCGTCTCATCAAGCCAGTAAAACCCATCGGGACGTTCGATAATACGCGTGGTGTCGTAATCGCGCGACGTTTGTGGAATTGTATGAACCATGGCTACCTCCACTACGATTTAGGGATTGAACTCAGGTTAATGTTAACCTCGTCCGTAAAATTTTACCAGCGTAAATTTGTTATATAGTTAAACGATATCTGCGTTTATTTGATCTATATTGTCATGTATTGTTATGCGTTTATCAAACAGATAAGGTGCATCGTCTATTTTCAGGAATATTTTTAGAGAGGGTCTTTGTATTTTCGAGGAGCTATGGGGAGAAAGAGGAATGGTAATTTGTGAGATCTTAAAAGAAGAAAGAGCAACAGGCGAACCTCCAAAACCCTAGCTCGGCTGATCCAATAAATATGAGTTTAGTATGCCTGGCGGACGTACGAGCGTACTTGAACACTCTTGAGGTTGGGGTAAATAGCCATGCTATTCTCCAAATGGTTTGGAGAGCAATATTGTTGTCTACAACCCCAAAAAGAAGTATTCTTATTGTCGTCTGCGAAAGACAAGTTGTAGGTGATGTGGGTGCTCTTACCACCACGTCACAAAAAACCGATAGCGCTGATAACGCTATCGGTTTTTTTATGGCTTCTTGAGTTAACTTAGAAGATTTATTGCGCAACAACCCGAGCCGCCGACTCAAGATTTGGATTCCGAAGAGGGAAACGGCCACGCCGAGGTTGGGCGATCGGCCCGAGGGGATTCAGTTTTTTTTGCAGTTCTTTTATCGGCAGATTCCTTCTTATTAGCCAATGGCTTTGCCGCAGGCTTCGCCGCTTTTGTCTCTTTCGCCGTGGAAGTAGAAGTCGGCGCTTTCTTTTCGGATGTTTTCTCTGCTTTTTTCTCGACAGAAGCCTTTGCCACCGTTTTTTGAGCCGCAACTTCTTTCTTATCCGATGTTTTTATCAGCGAAATGAATTGGTCAACTGGTTTGGTTGCTGCGGGTTTTTTGCTGGTAACCATCTCAATCCCCAGATCAAGTATTGCGGGATTTTTAACTTCTACGGTAAAGCCGCGTAGCGGGGCGTGACTGATCTTCATTAGTCCCAGCTCAGCGCGCCGCCGGTTTGATATTCGATGACCCGGGTTTCAAAAAAGTTTTTTTCCTTTTTCAGGTCAATCATTTCCGACATCCACGGAAACGGATTGCTGGCCCCCGGGTAGAGAATATCCAGGCCGATCTGCTGACAGCGGCGGTTGGCGATATAGCGCAGGTATTCCTTGAACATGGGCGCATTCAGGCCCAATACGCCACGCGGCAGCGTATCCTCGGCATAACGGTATTCCAGTTCCACCGCTTTTTGCATCAGCGCGCTGATTTCCTCCCGAAACGCCTTGGTCCACAAATGCGGGTTTTCCATTTTTATCTGGTTGATGAGGTCGATGCCGAAATTGCAGTGCATCGACTCGTCCCGCAAGATATATTGATATTGTTCCGCGGCACCAGTCATCTTGTTCTGCCTTCCCAGCGCCAGTATCTGCGTGAAACCCACATAAAAGAACAGGCCTTCCATGATGCAGGCGAATACGATCAAGCTTCTCAGCAATTGCTGATCGGTTTCGGAGGTCCCGGTTTTAAATGTCGGGTTGGTAAGCGTATCGATGAACGGAATCAGAAACTCGTCCTTATCGCGGATCGATTTCACCTCATGATAGGCATTGAAAATTTCACCCTCGTCCAGTCCGAGCGACTCTACGATGTACTGATAAGCATGCGTATGAATCGCCTCCTCGAATGCCTGGCGCAACAAGTATTGCCGGCACTCCGGATTGGTAATGTGCCGGTAGGTACCGAGCACAATATTATTGGCAGCCAGCGAATCCGCGGTAACGAAGAATCCCAGGTTACGTTTAATCAGGCGTCGCTCATCCTCAGTCAGTCCATGTGGATCTTTCCAAAGAGCGATGTCGCGGCTCATGTTGATTTCCTGCGGCATCCAGTGGTTGGCGCAAGCAGCAAGATACTTGTCCCATGCCCACTTGTATTTGAACGGCACCAACTGGTTCACATCGGCCTGGCAATTGATGATCCGCTTATCCTCTACGGATACGCGGCGGACGGTATTCCCGACCGGAGCGGAATGCTGTCCCGCGTTCGCGCCATTTTCCGATCCGGTATTCTTCATGCCAGTCAGGCCGCCCTCCGCATCCAGGCCCAGCCGGGATGCATTTTGTAACTCGTTTATTCGCCCATCTATTCGGGGCATTCCCGGCTGTACTGCTTCATCCTCGAATGTCAGCATTCGCTATCTCCTTTTCCTTAATTGATCACGTTCCTGTTGTTCCGTTCATTGGCACGACTCACACCCGGGATCATCGATAGCGCAAAGCTTCACATCGGTGGTCGGCACCATCGCGCTCATGCCAGTCATGTTCCCCTCTGCCGACACTGCATTCAAGGAACCGGCGTCGATAGTCGATTTTTCCGCTGACGTTGCTGCCAAGGAGCGCAGGTAATAGGTGGTTTTCAGGCCGCGCAGCCAAGCCAGTTTATAAGTCTCATCGATTTTCTTCCCGGAAACGCCCGCCATATAAATATTCAGCGACTGCGCCTGATCGATCCATTTCTGCCGCCGTGCCGCTGCTTCAATCAGCCATTGCGGTTCGATCTCGAAGGCGGTGGCATATAGAGTGCGGATATCGGCGGGTACCCGGTCTATCTTGCTTAACGAGCCATCAAAATACTTGA
The window above is part of the Nitrosospira sp. Is2 genome. Proteins encoded here:
- a CDS encoding patatin-like phospholipase family protein: MSFVLQSARPKVGLVLTGGGARAAYQVGVIRAIAEMLPDKAPNPFPVICGTSAGAINAVSLALSARNFHEGVRRLASVWENAHVNQAYRSDPVGAYGNAARWFASLLFGGLGKRTAVSILDNSPLAQLLNQSFPLGGIRKSIDAGALHALGITAWGYTSGQSVTFYQGVDSIAPWKRHRRIGISARIKVDHLLASSAIPLLFPAVRLNREYFGDGSMRQLAPISPALHLGADRVLVIGVRKAVDTQPERVKVDSYPTLAQIGGHIMGSIFLDSLEVDLERLQRINNTLRMIPEASLKNHALRPIESMVISPSVEINEIAERHSHALPGTMRLFSRAIGAMRRDGSALLSYILFEEPFCRALIELGYHDTVPKRDQILRFIGAEAED
- the fumC gene encoding class II fumarate hydratase, whose protein sequence is MNYREERDTMGTMQVPADALWGAQTQRSLQNFRISGERMPVALIHALAMVKRAAAKVNCDLGLLEAERASVIMQAADEVISGCRDAEFPLVVWQTGSGTQTNMNMNEVLANRACELLGGGRGTERKIHPNDDVNKGQSSNDVFPSAMHVASVRAIHQQLIPALTTLTASLAAKAEEFAHIVKIGRTHLQDATPLTLGQEFSGYVSQLEHGLEHVQATLPHLYELALGGTAVGTGLNAHPQFAARVADELARLTGLPFVTARNKFEALASNDALVYSHGALKTLAASLIKIANDVRWLASGPRCGIGELKIPENEPGSSIMPGKVNPTQSEAMIMLCCQVMGNDVAINIGGAMGNFELNVMKPLIIHNFLQSVRLLADGMMSFDEHCVRGITANVEHIEELTRNSLMLVTALTPHIGYDKAAEIAKKAHRDGTSLKQAATELGYVTAEQFEQWVKPENMVGTSKQT
- a CDS encoding ribonucleotide-diphosphate reductase subunit beta, with amino-acid sequence MLTFEDEAVQPGMPRIDGRINELQNASRLGLDAEGGLTGMKNTGSENGANAGQHSAPVGNTVRRVSVEDKRIINCQADVNQLVPFKYKWAWDKYLAACANHWMPQEINMSRDIALWKDPHGLTEDERRLIKRNLGFFVTADSLAANNIVLGTYRHITNPECRQYLLRQAFEEAIHTHAYQYIVESLGLDEGEIFNAYHEVKSIRDKDEFLIPFIDTLTNPTFKTGTSETDQQLLRSLIVFACIMEGLFFYVGFTQILALGRQNKMTGAAEQYQYILRDESMHCNFGIDLINQIKMENPHLWTKAFREEISALMQKAVELEYRYAEDTLPRGVLGLNAPMFKEYLRYIANRRCQQIGLDILYPGASNPFPWMSEMIDLKKEKNFFETRVIEYQTGGALSWD